A region of the Polyodon spathula isolate WHYD16114869_AA unplaced genomic scaffold, ASM1765450v1 scaffolds_611, whole genome shotgun sequence genome:
TTTTCCCACAGTTCTGAAACCAGATGTTGTAAAGAAAGCTGTAAACTGTAAACTTCTGTTCTCTGATGCATTTGCTCATCTGTCTTTAcactcgtgttttttttttttttttgtattttagctgtCTTTCCTACTGCCGATTGGCTTGTAGCTTCCCTTTATGTAAATCACTTTCAATATGTTTTCGTTTGTAATCCACAGGAACATTTCTCACTTCTTTGCTTAGCAGTGATATTTTGCCACTTTGCTTGCACTTGGTGTCGTGATATTTTTCACCCGATTTCACTCCACAAACTTCCATTCACTCATTTATACACTTGTTTGTTCGGCTACAAATCTTAATGGCAGATCTGCATAGCAACACATAAATGCTGCTTtcatacacaaccaaacaaagGGAAGAATTGTACACTTTAGCGTGTGCAAGAAATAACATATTTGGGGGGAAAAATCATCCTTTGAATGATGGTTGACATTCtagtgtgcaaaaacaaacaatccaTGTTTCAAAGATGGGACAAAAGTAGACATTTCCACTTTACAAACTCCAaaaagtgaaatgaaatgaaacgtAGCATCTAAACTGCTTTCTGTTATGTTTCTGTATCTGGGAACTAAGGCCAGCCCAGGTGTGGTTCTGTTCCTAGCTTTCCCACTAGGGCAAATTGGGGAGACAGAATAGGACGTTTCAGGAGATAGTAATTGCTTTGATTTAAGCTATGAACAACagtctgtttgtctttgttattacaatacaatgtaaGGTATTGTGAAAGAAGTTCAAACAAGCCCTGATGTAATGCTTTGCCAGTCTGAAGAAAGTACATTTTGGAACATAAGATTTGAGTAATATTACCCTATTTGCATCTAGAAAAGGAACCACTGAAACTTTAGCTAAACAGCTTCTTGTTCAAAACCCCAAATTGTAAACCATTTatagttctgtatttatttcccCTATAAAGGATTTTCTTTATCTGTTTCCTCCAGGAGAGAGCTGTCTCTTCGTTAATGATGCTATCCAGTAAGAAATCTGACCCCGGTTCCTCATCTTCGTCTGCCTCCTCTGTGCCAGGAGATGGAGCCCAGGACCTGCAGCTCCAGTCCCAGCCTGGGGCCCTGAGTTCTGTCGCAGGCTCCTCTGAGATTGGGGTGGACCGCACCCCCAGGAAGAAGGAGCGGGCCTCCCCGAGTGGGGACCCCGGTGGGTCTCCGATGCCACACTCCGCTGCCGGGAGCATGGATGGAGGAGCCGCTGACACGGCAGAGGGGCGCAGGACCAGCCGCCGCAAGCGACCAAAAGTAAACATCCTACATCTCCTGTCATTCTCACAAACAAGTGTGGGAATGCTCTAAAATAGGGATTGTCCATGGAGGGATGGAA
Encoded here:
- the LOC121308236 gene encoding lysine-specific histone demethylase 1A-like — its product is MMLSSKKSDPGSSSSSASSVPGDGAQDLQLQSQPGALSSVAGSSEIGVDRTPRKKERASPSGDPGGSPMPHSAAGSMDGGAADTAEGRRTSRRKRPKLAEVPGNLRGGSRRTQIKRTL